TTCAGAGATCTCCTGAATCTGTTCTGGCTGGCGGTTGTGGAGAATTTTGGATATCGACAGCTTACCACCTATTGGAGAGCCCGGGGGACCTGGTCCTTTTTCCGAAAAGTCAAATCGTGGGGCGCTATGGAACGAAAAGGATTTCAAACCATCGAAGCAGACAGGAATACGAAACCATGACAAGAAATCAGATGACCAAAAGTCTGTTATCCCTTTTCTCTTCCGGGGGATGGCTCCCAAGTTGGAGCAAATCTTTAACTTTAATCTTTATCCTGTTATTATTTTCCTCTTCTTTTGCCCAGGACCTTCCCCCTGAAGGACGTGAACTGAAAGGACTGGTGTATCAGGAGCTTTTTGAGAATGCGCGGGAAGCCATCGGGAAGGACAGCCTTCCCGAGGCGGAAAGCATTCTGAACACTCTTTTGGAGAACTTTCCCGGGGATGCCGATGGACAGCTTATGCGTGGCCGGGTTCTGGCATGGCAGGGGAAATATCCGGAAGCCGAAAAAGATCTCCTGGAGGTGACCCGGAATACACCGGAATACACCGATGCCTGGCATGCTTTGACGGATCTCTATCTGTGGAGTAACCGGTTGGAAGAAGCAAAAAAATGCTGTGAAATGTGCCTGAAACAGGAACCGGATACACCGGGCTTTTATATCAAATATGCCCGGATATTAATCGGACTCCGTATGTATCCCAAAGCAAGGCAGGCTTTGTTACAAGGACAGGCACTGGGCGCAGATCCCCTGGATGTGGATCCGTTCCTTGATGAAATTAACCGGATTCAGAATCCGCTGACCTGGGAAAGCGGCATTGCCCTGGATTACCAAACATTCTCAAGCGAAAAATCCGACTGGTTTGGTATGATTCAGATGATAAAAAGGGATTTTTCAAATCAAACACTTGTAGCTGAAGCTGCTCAATATTGGCGCTATGATCAAACAGATCAGCAAATCAGCGGCGAAATCTATGCAGATGCCTGGCAGAATGCATACTGGAATGCCAGGCTCTCAGCCGCTTTTCAACGCGAGTTTCTGCCTGATTTTGATTTCTATGGTGAATTATACCAGGGGTTTGCCGGAAAATGGGAAGGTGCTGTTGCATACCGGATGATGAATTTTCATGATGATCATATTCATATTCCTGCTCTGGCCCTGGCTCTCTATCAGGGGTCGTATTACTTAAGATATAAATATAACTATATAATTGACAGTCCTCACCATAAAGTATTTCATCTTGCTTCAGTCCGGTATTTCTACGGCAGTGTGGATGACTATGCTGAATTTTCCTGGGGATACGGGCGGGATCTGGATCAGATATCCCAGGGAATTTCGGGAGAGGATTCCCATATTTTAACCATGAAAGGCCAACATCTGCTTCATCGTCAATGGATTTTCCAGTGGATGATTAACCTCCAGGTGAATACTCCTGAAGAAAATCAGGGAGGGGGACGGATTGGACTCTTCTACCGCTGGTAAAATACAGAAGGAATCAGATGCCACAGATCATACCCAATTATCCGCACAGGAGAAAAAAGGGCGTCAAAAGCGGAGTGTGGGACTTATTATTTTTTTCCTTTTGCCCTTTTGGATGTTTCTGGTATGGTATTTTTCTCCCCGTGTGGAGAAATCCGTCTTTATGATGGATAAAACGGTGCCTAACCAAAGTTATCAGGAACACAAAGCTTTCTTCTGGGTACTCAGGCATCTGAAATGGGTTAAACCGGATCGATCTTTTTATAACCCGTCGGATGATTATTATGGATTTTTTCCTGTTGAACCGGGATTATCCTATTTTGTGGATGATCTGGATCCTTTGGATGCTCGGGATCTTGAATTGCTGGCAGATTCTGTGGATATGGTTGTTTATCTTGATGGTTACGGTGTGTACCAGCAGGACTGGTGGGGACGGGCAGAGGATGAAATTTCCAAAATATATGGGGGAATCAGCCTTCAGGATGTCCGCTTTCTTGAAATGATCCAATCTCTGGGAAAACCCGTCATGGCAGAATTCAGTTTTTTGGGTTCACCCACCCCTCATGATGTCCGCCGGCAGATAGAAAAGAACTTCCATTTGAAATCCACAGGATGGACCGGCCGGTATTTTGATGACCTGGACATTCTCAATACGGATATTCCCCGGTGGATTTTTGAAACATACCAGGAACAATATGATATTATTTGGGAAATGAAAGGTCCCGGGACAATCCTGGTGCATGAAAACGGGACCCTCCTTATCTTGCAGGCTGAAAAACATTTGCGCACTTATTGGCCAATGGTCAGTACTGACAAAGTATGGCAAAAAAAGCTCCGGGTGCCCGATGAAATCCGTTACCCCTTTTGGTTTGAAATTATGGAGGCCGGACCTGAATACGAGTTGATTTCTGAATTTTATCTGGATATTACCGAGACCGGCGATTCCCTTTTATCCTTGCACAATGTGCCAAATGCATTTCCCGCAACACTTTTCCGCCGCGCACCATCACCTGTACTATATTATACCGGCGATTTCTCCGACACCAGGGTCAAGCTGAGAACCGCCCATCTTTGGGGTATTCAATATTTCAGGTCTCTCTTTTATAATGAAGGGGAACCTTTGGACAGAGATAAATTCTTTTGGGATTATTATATTCATGTGACGAAGTGGTTTTTGAGGGGATGGGGGTAGGTTGGTAGGGGGTAGAATGGTAGGTGGTAGGTTGGTAGGTGGTAGAATGGTAGGTGGTAGGTTGGTAGGTGGTAGAATGGTAGGTGGTAGGTTGGTAGGTGAAGAAGGAGATTTCTATGTGGGATGAATGCAGGCCCCGGATTTTACTGAGTCGATGTATTGAACATGACCACTGCCGTTTTAACGGAGGAATTGTTTCAAGCCAGGAAATTAAAAATTTAAAACCTTTTGTCGAGTTTGTGACCGTATGTCCTGAAGTGGCAGTTGGACTCAGTGTCCCCCGGGAAGCCATCCGGATGATTAAAAAAAATGGGAAGAAACACCTGGTCTGGAGTCTTTCCGGTAAGGATATTACTCAGGATATGAAAGATTTTTCTGAACGGTATCTGAAGGATCTGGAGGATATTGACGGTGCCGTTTTGAAAAGCCGTTCACCTACATGCGGTATCAAGGATGTGAAAATCTATCCCACTGCAGGAAAAGTCGCTGCTTTGGGTGAAAAAACTGAAGGTATGTTCGGCGGGGCTGTGGCGGATTTTTTTCAGGATATCCCTGTTGAAGATGAGGGCCGACTGACCAATTTCAGGATTCGTGAGCATTTTTATACCCGGATTTTTGCTCACCGGCGTTTTGCGGATCTGAAGAAAAATCCAACCATGGCCAAATTGGTCGATTTTCATACACGTCACAAATATTTATTCATGATTTATAGCCAAAAGGAATTGCGTCATGCCGGCCGTGTGGTTGCCGGTCACAGTAAAAGAACCCTGGGGACTGCCCTGGAAGAATATGAAGATGCGTTGAACAATATTTTCCTGAAACCTCCCCGGCGCCCGTCTGTGATCAATGTCCTTATGCATATTATGGGCTATTTTTCCAAACAGCTCTCGCCGGAAGAGAAGGCTTTTTTTCTGGATCAGCTTGAACTCTACCGTGAAGAAAAAATTCCCCTGAGCAGCCTTCTGTTGATACTCCGGTCCTGGATCATCCGTTTCAACAACGATTACCTGAAAAAACAGATAGTTTTTGAACCCTATCCCCGGGAGCTGGTAACTATATCGGATTCCGGGAAAGGCAGGTAGGAGGGGGAGATGCAGAGGGATTTTTTACCTCCCGCTGAGGGCGCGGAGACACAGAGAATGTTTTGAAAAGATTGATTGGATTGACTGGATTGGGGGGGTGGTACTTCGCTGCACACAGTGTTATAAGATTCAAGCGGCACTTCGTGCCGTTCAATTGCTTCGCTGCGCTCAGCATTCCAGCACTGCTTCGCAGTGTTCAAAAAAAACTCTCTAATTGGAATCCCCATAGCTGGGATTGAAAATCGAACGAAGTGAGATCCTTGAACGCTGCGTAGCAGCATTTGAACACCGAACGAAGTGAGGTGCTTGAACCCCATGAAATGGGGGTTGAACGCCATCAGGCGTTGGAATACCGCAAAGCGGCTATTGAACCCATGAACCCCTGAGCCCATGAACCAACTATCAGGAGCGTAGCGACGCTAACTTCCAACTTCCACCTTCTAACTTCTTAAATAGAATTGACAATTAATTTGATTTAGCACCAGGATTATAAGAGAGATGGGATATATGAATTTGCTTAGGTGACGCCCCCCACCCCGGGGGTAAAATACAGCAAAATGCGACATGAAGCAAGATAATATTATTAAACAAATATATAAATTGTCTAATAACTTAACAGACTGAAATCGGAAAACATTCAAGCCAATAAAGTAGTATGCTCACAGGTGGACGAATTAAAATAATAACCTTTCGTCAATTTCCCCGAGAAATATTCCCGTAAACCAGATCTCATTTCACAGGGTAAGCAATCAAATCAATCTATTCAATCGAATCAATCGACTTTTGACTTTACGACTCAATCAAAAAGATTTTCCGTTATGTTTCATGCCTGAACTTTTTAATTTATGTGGTAAACATGAGGAGTGATCTGTGCTGGAAAATTCTGTGTTTGTCCTCTTTGTGATTATTACCCTGGGCTATTTTCTGGGGCTGATCCGATTCGGCTCTTTCAGTCTGGAAGCCTCGGGGATTGTCATTATTGCCATGATTTTTGGTCATTTTGGATATATGGTGCCTGATGCGTTTCGCACCATGGGTCTCACCCTGTTTCTATATACCATTGGACTCCAGGCCGGACCGGGGTTTATTGAATCCTTTAAGAAAAGTGGGCGTCAACTCACTACCCTGGCACTTATCACCGTGGGTTCCGCCGGGTTATTGACCCTTATACTGGGACATCTGTTCAAAATAAGTCCGGAACTCTCCGTCGGATTGTTTGCCGGCTCTCTCACATCCACTCCCGGACTGGCAGCTGCAACGGAAGCTTCCGGAAGTCCCATGGCGTCTCTGGGCTACGGTGTGGCTTATCCTGTCGGGGTCATCGGCACGATTCTGACTCTGCGCATGATGCCCCGACTTTTTAAAATATCCATTTCTGATGCTGAAAAAGCGGTGAAACTGGAAAAGGTGGATATCCACCGCCAGATGGAATGGCGAATCCTCCGGGTGACGAACAAGAATGTCCGGAAGTTGACCATCAAGGACTTAAACCTGGACAAACACTATGGTGTTACCATTTCCCGGATTTTACGGAATGGCGAATCTCTGGTTCCGGCACAGAATATCCAGTTGGAAATGGATGATAAAGTGCGCCTTGTAGGTCCGCGGGAGGGACTGGATAAGGCGGTTCTTTTACTGGGTGAAGAGGAACATGATGTTGAGATTCCCCTGCCGGCTAACCGGACAGTCCTTCGGG
This window of the Candidatus Neomarinimicrobiota bacterium genome carries:
- a CDS encoding DUF523 and DUF1722 domain-containing protein, which gives rise to MWDECRPRILLSRCIEHDHCRFNGGIVSSQEIKNLKPFVEFVTVCPEVAVGLSVPREAIRMIKKNGKKHLVWSLSGKDITQDMKDFSERYLKDLEDIDGAVLKSRSPTCGIKDVKIYPTAGKVAALGEKTEGMFGGAVADFFQDIPVEDEGRLTNFRIREHFYTRIFAHRRFADLKKNPTMAKLVDFHTRHKYLFMIYSQKELRHAGRVVAGHSKRTLGTALEEYEDALNNIFLKPPRRPSVINVLMHIMGYFSKQLSPEEKAFFLDQLELYREEKIPLSSLLLILRSWIIRFNNDYLKKQIVFEPYPRELVTISDSGKGR
- a CDS encoding TrkA C-terminal domain-containing protein, producing the protein MLENSVFVLFVIITLGYFLGLIRFGSFSLEASGIVIIAMIFGHFGYMVPDAFRTMGLTLFLYTIGLQAGPGFIESFKKSGRQLTTLALITVGSAGLLTLILGHLFKISPELSVGLFAGSLTSTPGLAAATEASGSPMASLGYGVAYPVGVIGTILTLRMMPRLFKISISDAEKAVKLEKVDIHRQMEWRILRVTNKNVRKLTIKDLNLDKHYGVTISRILRNGESLVPAQNIQLEMDDKVRLVGPREGLDKAVLLLGEEEHDVEIPLPANRTVLRVLVNNPEYVGKTLGDHHLEERFNVIVTRVRRSGIDLPPTPERRLQMGDILQLVGDAQTLEMLSERMGANLKNMLKHEIVPVSLGIVLGMLVGSLHIGSENGLTISLGLSGGIILTSLFLGYKGVTGPVTWVVTGHTNRLLRDFGLVFFLSSVGTEAGAGLVNTIQDQGVILLLMAFFITILPMLITALAGLKLFKLNLLTVLGTITGGMTNTPGLGVVNKMSDSDAVNASYAAVYPFALVLMIVFAHLMIKIW